In Paenibacillus sp. FSL R7-0345, a single window of DNA contains:
- a CDS encoding S-layer homology domain-containing protein translates to MKDKKKAIMTGLSFSLFLSSAAQAAAAAKASFTDLQHVKWAEKQITQMNLLEVIEGRGDSTFAPQDNVTNQETVIMMIRLMGLDSQLSAGVSGYPADEWAQSYIKLAIDLGLLDQDDLGPGWGRASASRETVTELVVRGIQSANQISGLTADSSPFTDIGNASANLVNAIHVATELKIVNGFPDNEFKPLQNVTRAQMAKILNASLPYLALDETSPVAQKVKYGVISEITADRLVIDTDGVKTTYSLTEGLAVYGLNAAAINLSQLKVGQPVSLVSDASGLAMIEVTSQTVSLPQIKAQLAQLAVKGETGATGATGATGPAGPTGATGATGSGGNPGSQGPIGATGATGPAGSDGTAGATGATGPVGATGETGATGATGPVGATGETGATGATGPVGATGETGATGATGPVGATGPVGATGETGATGATGPVGATGETGATGATGPVGATGETGATGATGPVGATGVTGATGVTGATGVTGATGVTGATGVTGATGVTGATGVTGATGVTGATGVTGATGVTGATGVTGATGVTGATGVTGATGVTGATGVTGATGVTGATGVTGATGVTGATGVTGATGVTGATGVTGATGVTGATGVTGATGVTGATGVTGATGVTGATGVTGATGVTGATGVTGATGVTGATGVNGATGVTGATGATGATGATGVTGPAGVTGPEGGSGYASGVASGGTIAVVLGGTRVPLLIDTQSSAVSFSNSTFTINTAGTYYIQYDINLNTALLVSSRVMRNGIQINASVINPNDSRSQFNNGFIVQLYAGDTLELQLYNLLGAATLTPGDGASMNVIYIGPGTPPI, encoded by the coding sequence TTGAAAGACAAGAAAAAAGCAATTATGACCGGTCTCAGCTTCAGCCTGTTCCTGTCCAGTGCAGCTCAGGCAGCCGCTGCTGCCAAAGCAAGCTTTACTGATCTGCAGCATGTGAAATGGGCTGAAAAGCAGATCACACAGATGAACCTGCTGGAAGTCATTGAGGGCCGCGGCGACAGCACCTTTGCCCCCCAGGACAATGTAACCAATCAGGAAACGGTTATCATGATGATCCGGCTGATGGGGTTGGACAGCCAGCTGTCTGCGGGGGTGAGCGGTTACCCGGCTGATGAGTGGGCACAGTCTTATATCAAGCTTGCTATTGATCTTGGGCTGCTTGACCAAGACGATCTGGGTCCAGGCTGGGGAAGAGCTTCGGCCAGCCGTGAAACCGTTACAGAGCTTGTTGTCCGCGGCATACAGTCTGCAAACCAGATCAGCGGGTTGACTGCGGATTCTTCGCCCTTCACTGATATCGGTAATGCTTCAGCCAATCTTGTAAATGCCATTCATGTCGCAACCGAGCTGAAAATCGTGAACGGTTTTCCGGATAATGAGTTCAAGCCTCTGCAGAATGTAACCCGCGCCCAGATGGCCAAAATACTTAACGCCTCACTGCCTTATCTGGCACTGGATGAAACCTCTCCTGTAGCCCAAAAGGTAAAATATGGCGTAATTAGTGAGATTACGGCCGACCGTCTTGTAATTGATACTGATGGTGTCAAGACGACCTACAGTCTGACCGAAGGGTTGGCGGTCTATGGACTTAACGCTGCAGCGATTAATCTTTCGCAGCTTAAGGTTGGACAGCCTGTATCGCTTGTTTCTGATGCAAGCGGTCTGGCGATGATTGAAGTAACGAGTCAGACTGTTTCCTTGCCGCAGATTAAGGCCCAGCTCGCCCAGCTTGCAGTCAAAGGCGAAACTGGCGCAACAGGTGCGACAGGCGCAACCGGACCTGCCGGCCCGACTGGGGCAACAGGGGCAACGGGCTCCGGCGGTAACCCTGGTTCTCAAGGTCCGATAGGCGCAACAGGAGCAACCGGACCCGCAGGAAGTGATGGAACAGCTGGTGCGACAGGAGCAACCGGACCGGTAGGAGCGACGGGCGAAACGGGTGCGACAGGAGCAACCGGACCGGTAGGAGCGACGGGTGAAACGGGTGCGACAGGAGCAACCGGACCGGTAGGAGCGACGGGTGAAACGGGAGCGACAGGAGCAACCGGACCGGTAGGAGCAACCGGACCGGTAGGAGCGACGGGTGAAACGGGAGCGACAGGAGCAACCGGACCGGTAGGAGCGACGGGCGAAACGGGTGCGACAGGAGCAACCGGACCGGTAGGAGCGACGGGCGAAACGGGTGCGACAGGAGCAACCGGACCGGTAGGAGCGACGGGGGTAACTGGAGCGACGGGAGTGACTGGAGCGACGGGAGTAACTGGAGCGACGGGAGTAACTGGAGCGACGGGAGTAACCGGTGCGACAGGGGTAACTGGAGCGACGGGAGTAACTGGAGCGACGGGAGTGACTGGAGCGACGGGAGTAACTGGAGCGACGGGAGTGACTGGAGCGACGGGAGTAACTGGAGCGACGGGGGTAACTGGAGCGACAGGTGTGACTGGAGCGACGGGGGTAACTGGAGCGACAGGTGTGACTGGAGCGACGGGAGTAACTGGAGCGACAGGTGTGACTGGAGCGACGGGAGTAACTGGAGCGACAGGGGTAACTGGAGCGACGGGGGTAACTGGAGCGACAGGTGTGACTGGAGCGACGGGAGTAACTGGAGCGACAGGGGTAACAGGAGCGACGGGAGTAACAGGAGCGACGGGAGTAACTGGAGCGACAGGGGTAACTGGAGCGACGGGAGTAACAGGAGCGACGGGAGTAACTGGAGCGACAGGGGTAACTGGAGCGACGGGAGTAACAGGAGCGACAGGTGTGAATGGAGCAACAGGAGTAACCGGGGCAACCGGGGCAACCGGGGCAACCGGGGCCACAGGTGTAACGGGTCCGGCGGGAGTTACAGGACCAGAAGGAGGGAGCGGGTACGCCAGTGGGGTCGCTTCAGGCGGAACTATTGCTGTTGTACTTGGCGGTACCCGTGTGCCGCTGTTAATTGACACACAAAGCTCTGCTGTCAGCTTCAGCAACAGTACTTTTACAATTAACACTGCCGGAACCTACTATATTCAATATGATATAAATTTGAATACCGCCTTATTGGTCAGCTCGAGGGTGATGCGAAACGGGATACAGATCAATGCGAGTGTAATTAATCCTAACGATAGCAGATCGCAATTCAATAACGGATTTATTGTTCAATTGTACGCTGGTGATACTTTGGAGCTGCAATTATACAATTTGCTGGGAGCTGCTACTTTGACACCCGGAGACGGGGCATCGATGAATGTCATTTATATCGGACCGGGCACACCTCCGATCTAA
- a CDS encoding NADPH-dependent FMN reductase, with the protein MTTLNIGIILGSTRQGRVSPQVGEWVKGIADARGDANYEIVDIADFKLPLLGESDDYAPAAAWAAKLATLDGFVFIAQEYNHSITGALKNALDSARDEWNNKAAGIVSYGSAGGARAAEHLRGILGELQVADVRVHPLLSLFTDFENGTVFKPADLHTANVNAMLDQVLAWSGALKTLRK; encoded by the coding sequence ATGACAACATTGAACATCGGGATTATTTTGGGAAGCACACGCCAGGGCCGGGTAAGCCCGCAGGTCGGAGAATGGGTCAAAGGCATTGCAGACGCACGCGGAGACGCCAACTATGAGATTGTAGATATTGCTGACTTCAAACTTCCGCTGCTGGGGGAAAGCGACGATTATGCCCCTGCTGCAGCCTGGGCAGCTAAACTGGCTACACTGGACGGTTTTGTGTTTATCGCCCAGGAATATAACCACAGCATTACCGGGGCACTCAAGAATGCGCTTGACTCCGCCCGTGATGAATGGAACAACAAGGCTGCCGGGATTGTCAGCTACGGTTCGGCAGGCGGCGCGCGTGCGGCTGAGCATTTGCGCGGAATCCTCGGCGAACTGCAGGTAGCCGACGTCCGGGTACATCCGCTCCTTTCCCTTTTCACTGACTTCGAGAACGGCACAGTCTTCAAGCCGGCTGATCTGCACACCGCCAACGTCAATGCGATGCTGGATCAGGTACTGGCCTGGAGCGGTGCCTTGAAGACACTGCGCAAGTAA
- a CDS encoding response regulator, which yields MIRVVIIDDEKPSLDLLGNMLLKDGRIEVIGAFRRPSDAIREIADLKPDAVFLDMEMPGMNGVELALVLLELCGELNIIYVTAHPSYAVDAFKVEAVDYLLKPLISEQLNRALTRLQKRMLLREALETKVTYQQETRIVGFGGLKLLNTSGMEEEVKWRTSKTKELMSFLFLKGLSDVHKGQIIQALWPDCSEEQAQSNLHTTMYKLKKALKTTGIDADIQFKSGRYRMALDRATGDVWEFEDFVRGNMHVDSANALHYERVLELYTGDLFADSDYLWSISKREEMLGFYIKLSKRLYSYYAREERLEEAIQRIGKLLQHAPLDEEAHEQLLDLYFRQKDRISLIRHYHSMKELLNQELGLEPRESVRQLYNDMLYKL from the coding sequence ATGATAAGAGTGGTAATCATCGACGACGAAAAGCCTTCGCTTGATTTATTGGGCAACATGCTGCTAAAGGACGGGCGTATCGAAGTGATCGGTGCTTTCCGTAGGCCTTCGGATGCTATACGGGAGATTGCGGATCTGAAGCCGGATGCCGTGTTTCTGGATATGGAAATGCCGGGGATGAACGGGGTGGAGCTGGCATTGGTATTGCTGGAGCTATGCGGAGAGCTGAATATTATTTATGTAACCGCCCATCCATCGTATGCCGTAGATGCTTTTAAAGTGGAAGCCGTAGATTATCTGCTGAAGCCCTTGATTTCTGAACAGCTGAACCGCGCGCTTACCCGGCTTCAGAAGAGAATGCTGCTGAGGGAAGCGCTTGAGACTAAGGTGACTTATCAGCAGGAAACACGGATTGTCGGCTTCGGCGGGCTGAAGCTGCTGAATACATCCGGCATGGAAGAGGAAGTGAAATGGAGAACCTCCAAGACGAAGGAGCTGATGTCCTTCCTGTTTCTGAAAGGGTTGTCCGATGTGCACAAGGGGCAGATCATTCAGGCGCTCTGGCCGGACTGCAGCGAAGAACAGGCCCAGTCTAATCTGCACACCACCATGTATAAATTGAAGAAAGCATTGAAAACAACAGGGATTGATGCAGATATTCAATTTAAAAGCGGAAGATACCGGATGGCGCTTGACCGGGCTACAGGGGATGTCTGGGAATTCGAAGATTTTGTCAGAGGGAATATGCATGTAGATTCAGCGAATGCTCTTCATTATGAACGGGTGCTGGAGCTGTACACCGGGGATTTATTTGCCGACTCAGATTATCTGTGGAGCATCTCCAAACGAGAGGAAATGCTGGGCTTCTATATTAAGCTGTCAAAAAGGCTGTACAGTTACTATGCGCGGGAGGAGAGACTGGAGGAGGCAATCCAGCGTATCGGGAAGCTGCTGCAGCATGCTCCGCTTGACGAAGAAGCGCATGAACAGCTGCTTGACCTGTATTTCCGGCAGAAGGACCGGATTAGCCTGATTCGTCATTATCATTCTATGAAAGAACTGCTTAATCAGGAGCTTGGGCTTGAGCCGAGAGAGTCAGTCAGACAGCTGTATAACGATATGCTGTACAAGCTATAA